A window of Thalassophryne amazonica chromosome 12, fThaAma1.1, whole genome shotgun sequence genomic DNA:
agacagaggcaaagcgaccagctgccattcattttcaatcagagtaggTGTTTTACAGTAAAGAGACAAGTGGTCATTATGCTGCCAGATACTCTATTTTATGTAAATGTTGATGCAACATGGCAACTGCTAATCCAACTGAAGCTAGTGTGATGGATGTTGGTTATACTTGTAGTTATTTACAATAAAATATTGCCATTtgttgtgcgcacacacacacagatatatatatatatatatgcccctcAAGAATCTGTATCAGTTGCATTGCTAatccaaataaataaagattTTCCACGTACGCTAAAACAAATCAAGGGTCTGTgcacattttcttacttactccTTCTTCTTAACAAAATAATCATGAACGAGGCAGACAGATGGAGTTGGGGTTGGGGGTGTCCCTATACCTGTTGGAGACCTTCTGTGATGGAGGTGAcaggtgacattccacaggtgaggGCTGACAGCATGTATCCATCTGGACCTACAGAGCTGTTAAAGTTCCCTTGCTGtagaagacaaaaaaacaaacaggttttATCAAAACTGAAACACCTTCAATAAGAAGATCTTTAAAAATGAAGAGAAACCTCAGCAGAGTCCCTTACCACTGCATCCTTGACTACGATTTTAGCCACTTGTTCTGGCTGACAAACTCCAGAGGTTTCTGAGATTAACCTTGTCTCTAGAGGctaaaacagaaagaaaagaacacTAATTATTAAATGGAGGAAAAGACGCAAATCAAAGCATGCACCCGATGTTTACCTTTGTCTTATTTTCCTCAGTGAATCCTGGAGTGTCTGTGTCAGGGGGGTAGGCCACAGTCACGTAGATATTATATGGCTTTATCTGCGAGAGAAAACACTCAGAGAAATATTTTGGTGCCATTTACcactatttaaacataaaaaggaTTGAACAAAAGACAAAATTAAATATTAATGATCCCAGTGAATCCTCCTACATATCTGAATATTCACAGCATCCTCATCCCCCAACAGCAAATTGCGCAAACATTTTAAGCAGATGGACAGCAGAAAACACCATGTTGCAGTGCGCTTGTTTGCTCAACGCAGAGATCTGAGTGCAAAACAACTCACTTCCATCTGCAGAGACTCTGCCAAGCCCCGAAGGGCAAACTTAGACGGGGAATAAGCTGTGTAGCCGAACAGGCCAATCTGCCCCGCTTGGGAAGACACAAACATGATGCGGCCCATTCTTCGCTCCTTCATGGTGGTGATGACCGCACGCGTCGGGTACACGCTGCCCAGATAGTTCACCTCCATCAGCCTCTGTTGGACACAAAGCCACACAGTCCAAGTTTTAGAGAGACAATAATCTGATCCAGTCAActgaaataaaaatcaaacagTTTTATCATCAATTTGTCAACAATTTATCAAGCACTTACGCCAACACGCGTCTGGTTCCAACTTCTCCGACACGCTCACTCATGTTATTTATAATAGAAACAGTGAATATCATCGGAATCAGACAGCtggtttaaacacacacacacttaaagcaCCCCCCCCCCTCGACAAAATCTGACAGGACTACTCCACTGTTTCCTAACACTACATCATTAGGTCCATAGGTAATTTGGGCAGTGACAGTTTTTTCTGCGATTTTGTTTTTGTACACCTGAAATGAAACAACTCATATGTTCATAGTGTCGACTCTCAGCTTTAAGAtcgaggggtttaacaaaaatgttgcttTAACAAGTCAGAGGGTagatacatcaacatttccaagtcaccgaatGCGACAGGGATGTCATTTTCTTCAttagaagaaatacaaacagtatggtactgtatagtAAATTTGCCTGgagaaggcagttctcaaaaagtaaGCGACCGTGCAAGGAGGAGtttagtgagagaagccaccaagaagaCAGACACCATGGCAACTCTGAAGCAGTGatctgcttctgtggttgtgactgaaCAAACCCCAGGGTCTAACTTTTGTCTGGCAGACTGCAACAGAGAAAgactttcatacaagaaaacaccAAATCTAGGCTTTGATCGCCCATGTGCCTTCTAGTAAACTGGCTGGGTTTCTGGCTTTGATAAATAATGGAATTTTGTAGAATTGCTATGATTATTAAAAACGTGTTTCAAATTCACAGGTAGGTTGTCGGGTTTAaaggatatatacacacactacagTGGTCCCCCCCATTAGCGGCCCCTCTCACGAGCAGCCACCCCACATATACGACCATGTTTTTACTGCAACAACTGTTTTTCTATTGATTTCACCCCTCAAACGTGATCAGCAGCCCACTCAAAATGATAAAAATCCCTTCAACAACGGCCATTCCGCTAAACTCTCCCGTGATTCTTGTGCTATGATGTTTTGGACTGAGAATGTGTTCAAGATTTTACATGCTTAACTGTTATGTTAAGCACATTATTTTGCACAATGTTTGCACAATTTTGTTTCATTGTCACATTAAAGAATacagtatgtacgaggtctgttagaaaagtatctgacctttttattttttcaaaaacctgacggatttgaatcacgtgtgcttgcatgagccaaccttgaaccttcgtgcgcacgcatgaattttttcacgcttgtcagttgcgtcatttgcttgtaagcagcctttgtgtgaggacggttGGAGTCTCtcctcgttttttctttgcaaggaaatggcggaacgactggagcagcgtgactgcatcaaattttgccagaaactgggcaacagccaggtggaaaccattcggattattcagacggctttcggtgacaatcctatgggcatcacacagattaaggagcggtacaactggtttaaagacggctgcagaACTGTGGCGAGCGCGCTgagctccgggcggccatcaacatgctgaaatgaccagatcatttccaaagtgaacgctgtggtgatgtgggaccgtcgtgtgactatccgagacatgttgtgacatgctcaccttgtccacaatttctcggatagtcacacaactgaaaagccaccgaaagccatctgaatcttctgaatggtggaagaggtgggcatgtcacagcatgtcctgtgagatttcAACACGAAGGcccttttgctgcgccatcagcttcgtgccgatgaatttcaccgccactcttttcatggcaaaatcttctgtcacagtggaatgtgccgaaaaagtgctgatgtccacctcttccgcaaattctcggatagtcacacgacggtcccatagGATCGTCCCCGAAAGccttctgaataatccgaatgatttccacctggctgttgcccagtttctggcaaaatttgatgcagtcacgctgctccagtcgtttcgccatttccttgcaaagaaaaaacgacaagagactccacccatcctcacacaaaggttgcttacaagcaaatgacgcaaccgacaggcgtgaaaaaattcacgcatgcgcacgaaggttcaaggttggctcatgcaagcacacgtgattcaaatccatcaggtttttgaaaaaaataaaaaggtcggatacttttctaacagacctcgtacactgtaATTCTTGTCCTGTGATGTTTTGGACTGAGACTGAGTGGAAGACATAGTTTGTCTCAGAGTGTCGTCAATAAATCTGATCTGTTTTTCCCCATACAGTACTTCATGCTTGTAGCAATACATTACAGTAAATGAACCTGTAAACTGACTATCACAAATTCAGTTCAATAACTTATGCATTCTGAGCCAAAAATCGGGGTCTTGGTAAGGTTTCAAGCAGTCTCCTACTTTAAAGCGATCCACCTCCACTTCTTCAAACTTTCCAGAAATCGATGTTCCAGCACAGTTCACAAGCATGTCAACAGGCCCGAGTTTCTCCTGAGCCTGCACGACAGGAAAAATCCACTCCAATAAGCTCGCTTCTGCAGTCAATTATTAAAGTCCTGCATTTTCCACTGTTACTACATGGGTAATGTTACCTGTTTGATCACACTTTCCACTTGACTATAGTCGCTGGAAACATCCACTGATATACAGAGCACCACCTGTGCACAAAacattacagtcttaccaaatttgatCACTTAACATGGCTAATTATAAAACACCAATATCAggcattttaacatttttaaatttctgaCACTGAAATGCACATTAAAGCGACCCATACCTGCTTGTCATTAACGGCAAATTTCTCCACCTCCTTCTTTGCATGAAGCAATTTAACCTGAGCGGGAAAAGAAGCACAACTTGTTCAGTATCCTGCACAAAACCACGcaaacaagaaaataaattgTCCAATAGGGGGACTGCATGTGTCAGTGCGCATTCCCAGAAGTAGCCctcatgcaatgcatcatgggatgaGTCTGTATGCCTACAGCTGGTGTCCACGGATGTAAACAAAGAGAGATGCTATACTTTTAAGCCACGTCTGGACCCAGAAGACATACCTGGAGTTGttactaatgcctggttcacacgacaggattttaaaattatctgtaggtttccaaaaccacaTCAAGAtgaaaaaatcatagctctaacaggtttggtcgtacagtgtgtggtgttcagccacacggtaaggacaacatcaccacacacaaacagatttcacacacgaacattcccaggtcagacaggaaatctcgcaaactcTCTCGagtttaaacgtgacttcagagtaaacaaacggagatacatCGTtggctatttacaacagaggataaaaacaatacaaaaagaaaaagaaaaggtgttctttaaaaggagtggagacagcacgaccaccagacttctggtaagtcagaacagctgttttgattttattttctgccccCTGCGTccatcaccttgctttctgattggctgcaggtcacattcagcaggctgcgtgctcgtttatgatcagaggacaccacacacgctgcgatatcgggccaagacaattcaacatgttgaatatccccaatttgtGATTGAAGAGcttctgacgtccttccgagcagatcagagcgctcttaacacaccacacacagcaggaatatctgataagattatctgtagcgtcatcacgattgtcggggcgtccttaagattgttggaaggggaagattgggtccgatatgggcctaattatcttgccgtgtgaaccaggcttaactcaCCATTCGAGGCAGCACCAGTAGCGGAACTAAAAAAGATGGTTAAAGTGTAGAATTTCAAGTTTAAAAGGGAAGAAAAGATCTGACAGAAGTAAGTTCCTGACTAACTTGCTTCTAGGATATTACCTTCTGAGCGATGGAGGTAAATTACACGTATTTAGGAGGTTTTGTTTCAAATGTTCATAAAATTCTTAAtatttggcatttttttccacaggAAATAAACTGTTTTAATGGACATAATCATGGCTACACATCTTTGAGATTATTCAGAGCAGTAAGTGTGTGTGCTGCATCGTTTCTGTGCTGAGCCAAGCACGCACATTTCCCGCTGGATGGGGTTCTGAACCTTCggggaaagaaataaaaagaaagaaagagttgTTTATGCACTAAAATGCTGCAGGAGAAAGCTGCTCTGGGTGGGGGGGAATTTCGGGAGAGATTTAGTAACTTACGTGTCAAACGTTGGCCGCAATTTTGCCACAAGTTGCAGACAAAATTACTATATTGGTGGATTTGATGGAAGTGGTTTGGTTGGAAAAACCATTGGCGTGTCTACCATGCAAGTTTGTTGGCTGCTGCAGACTCGGTGGGTTGATGTCGGGTTGAACTACTAAACTTTCATTTATTTCCAGTCCTAAtattgtgaatccacttgtttctAAGAGTTGCATTCTGAGGAAAAACATAGAAGTTCACATGTTTATTCCTGAGATGGTTATTGAAGTATCCAGGGACACAACAAGTAATCCCAGGCATTCTGAGCTATGTCTTTACTTTCTGAGAGCGTCTATGCGTCCACAGCaggcacacatttcccacaatcccctgggtgaccaaaatccaatatggcaggtATGCAATCCCCCTATTAAGATGATCCAAACTGCTGAAAATCTGTGTTTGAGAGAACAACTGAAGCACATTCTGACCTCATCCCGAGCCACCAAAGTGATGAAGGCTCCTTGTCTGTAGCACTCGACTGCAATACTTTTCCCGATCCCACTTGAACCTCCTGTCACCTGACATTTGGGAGGGTGGGAAGATCATTAATGACAGTACAAATACACTGTAGCTGCAGAAAACTAAACCTAATCAGGGTGAGGtaatgtgttttgtgcaatgtttTACCATACAATACTACTGTTACTATAAATGTGTTATGTGCTACattaaataagcaaaacaaactCACACAtttgattgatctggtgcatcaaattttAATCAGTTTATTCTCACATATCCTTTTGGAGATTTAGAAGATAGATAgcatttagtatttttttttttttaaactggaggGCATGGACTCCTATctgttcactcactgcattttaccgGCTATACGTCTAGGTTTTTGCCAAAGCCTGAATATTCCCTGCACAATCCTTTCATAGAGCGCCGGTGCACATTTAGTGTAGCACTGAAAATTTTATTCAACATGTTATTATTAATCAGTTATGTTGATCATGTCTACATAGAAAATTAACACCAGATATTCATTGGGTCTAAATGTAAAAATATAAGTGCTTGATACTACAGTGCACCTGCCACACTACGGAACTGcactgggtcctggatgacaaccaaccACCATCAAACAACCATTCCACCCGTACCACTTGAAAGTAACCATATATCTGCCAGAACCCAGGTGGAATGTGGGTGTCTCCTTAGACTTTTCCAACtgttgggatcctcaacactgaagcacctgtgtgctggaacatggctaaatgtcatagctgatattCTAGTACGATTCATCTAGGCCAAAAATCAGGGTCTTGGTAAGGTACCAAGTAGTCCAAGTACCTAATCTGACACAAAGTTATCCCAGCGGTACCTATAGATACTCtgaagacctagtaccaaagacatccaggtcaCTGGTACCAATTCATTAAATGTAGGCAGGGGTTAGTCTTAAGCGAGAACGTACCCTAGACTGTAAACATATTACCTCCATTGGCCCTACACTCAGTGTCAGATTAAaggactttatttatttttttcattgatTATTTGGGTTAAAGTTAAGATTATTGGAGGTCGCGTGGTTCTGGTCTAAAGTGAAGCTCCACTTACGACATGTTCTGCATCCAGATATACAAGGCTAACCTTGGTAGTTATCCCTGGTAGACTACGACCTGAAAGACATCTTCAGCTTTGGAATTTGGATTATTGGTTGGAATACTTTGTAATTATTTTGCACTACAGGAAATTAATTAGGGTGACTTCATTTCTCTTCTGAGAATCATAAGTTGTAAACTCCACAGTATCGttctaaacaattaaaaaaaaaaaacacacacacacacaaactactaGAACTTGCAAAAGCCTTAAACAACTAACTCTGAGTTTCAATCTTATCAGGCTTGTATATGTTACAATTCATTTGTGATGTGTTCGATTTTAAGTACGTTTGTTTGTATGCATTTTGTTGTAGGGGttcaattttaaaatgtaaattttcTTCTTGTATCTTATTATAGtgctttatataacagctgagtggatccttgtcatttgattgtatgtcatgtgacatggattattcatcccatttgtgttgcagtgcattaagagtgcaatttggttccatacgtttggtaccattgcacgctgcacacacacacacacacacacacacacacacacacacacacacaaaatacaaattcactgtgctgttaggaggaagttataATGAAAAGATGGACTAATTTCCGAGGAAgtacacaatcttttttttttttggaagtacacaaagttggtgcacggcatcgcggacatcgtcagaattatttttggactcatatttaaagtttgtgttggattgctgatgtcagcagtgatgcaccaaagctggacaaatttctgacattttTCCCTGGAGTAAGGAAGTACACAAACGTTTTCTTTttctggaagtacacaaagtcagtgcagtgacacactaaaatgtaagttccttttctgttgtttatacattaatataatatcaaatgacaaggatatatttttagctgttatataaaacaaataatgaatgtttttacattctttcaatagaaCGAATATAAGCGACTCCAGCATCACCAGTACGTATGTGCGGCGCGCGCTTCCGGTCGGCGGTTACCAGGACAAACAAAGCTATGTGCACAGCTGTCAGTTacggaagtgtattgcattcaaTGGATAATAAAGAAATTTGGCCGCTGAAGTCATAATTACGaggaaagatctcataattacaacatcgggatctcgtaattatgagaaaagatttcataattatgagaaaagatctcataattacgagatcaggctattttttgtctttttttattgtgtgtgtttgtgtgtgtgtaaaaagcgaagtgcgcatctcaggccgtGCGGTGCATTATGAGCAGGCTAAAgttttcagctaccaacccacaagctatggcggcggaaagcagcgaggagtgctgtgatttggatcatttcaaccgctggaaagttgacgatttaaagcgtttttgtaagctccacggattgcctgttacaaccaggactacgtatggcagtggacagaaatggaaagaagagctggttgtgcttgcatatgctgcatctgtacagaaagtaccgttagtgccgacaaaggaggaagagcgcgctgctgtcgaaaatgacccgtgcttgttgatagttggagaaaaacaaatttctgaccccttgaaggcaactgacggatggttagacgaagtccagagactgaaactgtggatattgcagaatatttgctaagcagggatgagaaatcgcgactccaccggcttcataatgactacaatgacggtgagtctcacgtataacctctttggtgtcacgtttgttttgatatgttgacagacatacaatgatatgtgcatgcatgcagtttctttatagaacatgtcaattttacaatattgtgcgccacgtcattcatggcgcgacattacagttatAAGCCAATGCACGAAAACAGCGGtatggtttcaggatattgacaaaataaatgtgtgcaaaaaACTTACAGTTTTAGTCcgacttttacgtccgtctggaactttcttttctgtggcgaaattgtgtagaatgaacagaggtttatgaccacatttcttcttctttccgtctttgtttggACTCGGCAGAGGTTTGCAATCGTGTGCTTTCAGCCaattttcaagcctataaattccgttcaagcatttgaaaacagcacaatgcgcccctgtcattattgtatgtgttgcttaaggcttaaagcctttgaaacaatccctgtaaaagccttaacatTTATAGTcggctaatgctactgtatacgaaattcaatgggaacagtgtgagtgtggtagctgaGATTTCTGCCTCCGTTTGACCCACGGATGCGCAGatgcgatgcgcacttcgcttattgcttctgtacttccagtccctcggtaaagacaagcgtgagaattcccGTGTCATAATCAAAAatcggccaatttgtaacctccgacactgcactgtgatcacACACCACAGCGCACTCAAAGTGTGGCTTGCCCCCTAAActattcctggatgaatgaaactcctccagcgggGCACACAGACTGGCATGCGCCTGGGTGGGAGTGAGTCCCactgtgtccctcagtggtcgtggctctgtgtgagtgaaagcaggAAGACGCCCcatgctcctccctggacattcatccgggagcacttcaggggaaaCTCCACATTTTGTGTTTAATTGCAGTGTGttatacataaaacattttttttctcataattacgaggtcctgatgtcgtaattatgaaatcttttctcgtaattatgagattagTGGTCAAATTGTCAATTTTTTttgttatccagtgaatgcaatacgtttCCATAACAACACAGTTCAATATACTGGGAAGCATTTATTATGCTTACTTTTGATGAGAAATGCCATTTACCGCACGCAGTTGTGAGCGATATTACTTTGATTACGCATCCGCGGTCACATGCATTCGTTTGTCCCGATCAGTGTTGCcggatgtacgataattatcgtatttgtatgatagttttgccctctgtacgatgtacgatcaataatggggaaaaaatccaaaatgtacgataatttcagctggttgcccaaacacgcatctctctctgacacccaagaatcattttgcaggggttgcactcaggcggcatcaaagacacaccacacacagggctgctgctagctttgagttcccatccaatctctgccgtgacaggaagattccccaaccaacatcatctttttttttcttcgaaACTTtaattgtagtcttacacacctctctgcagcttctctccccctgccatcccctcattaccccatccctgtagagacggtgcctgctcccagaccaccaataaccagtaaaaatctatttaagcataaaaattcaaaaagaaaaaatatagcaccttccactgcaccacagactaaaacagttaaatgtggtctattaaacattagatctctctcttctaagtccctgttagtaaatgatataataattgatcaacatattgatttattctgccttacagaaacctggttacagcaggatgaatatgttagtttaaatgagtcaacacccccgagtcacactaactgccagaacgctcgtagcacgggccgaggcggaggattagcaacaatcttccattccagcttattaattaatcaaaaacccagacagagctttaattcatttgaaagcttgactcttagtcttgtccatccaaattggaagtcccaaaaaccagttttatttgttattatctatcgtccacctggtcgttactgtgagtttctctgtgaattttcagaccttttgtctgacttagtgcttagctcagataagataactatagtgggcgattttaacatccacacagatgctgagaatgacagcctcaacactgcatttaatctattattagactcaattggctttgctcaaaatgtaaatgagtccacccaccactttaatcatatcttagatcttgttctgacttatggtatggaaattgaagacaacagtattccctgaaaactcccttctgtctgatcatttcttaataacatttacatttactctgatggactacccagcagtggggaataagtttcattacactagaagtctttcagaaagcgctgtaactaggtttaaggatatgattccttctttatgttctctaatgcagtgtttttcaaccttttttgagccgaggcaccctttttatatttacaaaatcctgcggcacaccaccaaccaaaataatattataatgctattacctctggttttgcgcaaaacccaattatcgcaatagaaaatcgatacagaaaacatcgcattttgaaaatcctcaagcactatgcgctctgatctcaagtagggctgtcacgattaggaatttctagagatgattaattgtcagacaaataattgcgattgacgaatatattgtctatttttttctttttttccccttctttatattctactattgtagtataattacacaactctggaagaacgtttggcttctgtgagtggagaaactgggaatggtgcaacatttttatttttatcttcattttacatacagtcccaactttttctgatttgtggttgtttctgttgcatttctgaaattgtttctcctcatcagtcaagttttgtgcttaaacactatatTAAGcttaagactgaacaaataaatacctttggaaaataacagctgttaaagttcagagttctcacctgctttttgtgatctgtgcgtctgaacattgtttttttttgtggctctcagttcattcatatattctcattttttaaatatgtttttaaatatatttgaccgtttatttcatctcatgatctcataaattcagcatacgacgcgcacatggtgtgaacaggacggtaacggcagaatcacacctttagagaaagttcagagagaagtaaaggcagcttcacgtttctgttttgttaacgttcactcgggttaaaatcctttctctgctctgcgctcgctgcgcactgaacgtgttgcgcctgcattcaggaatctccctcacccaccccctctctcgcagtctgcagcctgttaactccgcgcgcgcgcgcgcacacacacaggcacagacacacacaccgacagctccgcattttagacggcttttgaagaagacggcactgttttaatcggccgtcagcctccttgttattgtcccgccttaagacgagagcgaggctgcagcacaatgacgtcagattctgagtcgttttatgctttgtggataaaataaataattcacggtaatcgcgaatatgaaaaataattgcgaatatgaaaaatactcacggcacccctgacgatcaatcacggcaccctagggtgccgcggcaccccggttgagaatcactgctctaatgccatataccaacacagggcagagtagctacctaaactctgtaagtgatagagtatctcgtcaatagttttacatcctcattgaaggcaactttggatgctgtagctcctctgaaaaagagagccttaaatcagaagtgcctgactccgtggtataactcacaaacctgcagcttaaagcagataacccgtaagttggagaggaaatggtctcactaatttagaagatcttcacttagcctggaaaaagagtctgttgctctatataaaagccctccgtaaagctaggacatcttactactcatcactaattgaagaaaataagaacaacctcaggtctcttttcagcactgtagccaggctgacagagagtcagagctctactgagccgagtattcctttaactttaactagtaatgacttcatgactttctttgctaataaaattttaactattagagaaaaaattactcataaccatcccaaagacgtatcgttatctttggctgctttcagtgatgccggtatttggttagactctttctctccgattgttctgtctgagttattttcattagttacttcctccaaaccattaacatgtctattagaccccattcctaccaggctgctcaaggaagccctaccattaattaatgcttcgatcttaaatatgatcagtctatctttattagttggctatgtaccacaggctt
This region includes:
- the kdsr gene encoding 3-ketodihydrosphingosine reductase codes for the protein MSSEEGLRSAITDWLFVNSWWILLPFIMLLVIAAFIVAFVLLLYMISPLISPKPLKLNGAHVVVTGGSSGIGKSIAVECYRQGAFITLVARDEVKLLHAKKEVEKFAVNDKQVVLCISVDVSSDYSQVESVIKQAQEKLGPVDMLVNCAGTSISGKFEEVEVDRFKRLMEVNYLGSVYPTRAVITTMKERRMGRIMFVSSQAGQIGLFGYTAYSPSKFALRGLAESLQMEIKPYNIYVTVAYPPDTDTPGFTEENKTKPLETRLISETSGVCQPEQVAKIVVKDAVQGNFNSSVGPDGYMLSALTCGMSPVTSITEGLQQIVTMGLFRTIALFYLGSFDSIVRRCMIQREQSKAADKRE